The Prionailurus bengalensis isolate Pbe53 chromosome E2, Fcat_Pben_1.1_paternal_pri, whole genome shotgun sequence region CGCATCCTGAGGATGGCCCAGCCGGAGGACAAGGCCTCTGCAGGCCTCATCGACGGGGAGAGGTGAGAGCTGCGGGGGCTGGGGTCTCCAACTCCTGCCCCCGGATTCAGAAGGCCCTTCCAGCCATCCAATGCCCACACCCCCCATAGGACCCTGAATCTCATCTCGCCCCTGGGCTGCCCCTTGCCCCCTGCACCTTGGACCCCACCTTAGTGTCCAACTGCCCACCTCTAACCTCTGGTCTCCTGGGCCCTGCATGTCCCAGGATGGTTCCACCACAGGTGAATGGAGCAGGTGAGACCCCCTTAGGGGTCCTCGGGACCCCAGAGCCACTCCTTCGCCTGCAGAGGACACGGGGGGTGTGGCAGATCCCAGAGCTGGCTACTCAGGATGCGGGAACCCTTCTTGAGCTGTGGCCACCTGGGGTGAGTACTCACAGCCGGGGAccctctctaaccctccccaTGACACCGTGGGTCAGTCAGGACTCCGCTGCTTGCTGGTGACAAACAGCACAAACCGGGAAAACCAAAAAAGGCCACTTACTGAAAAGTAAGTGGGCTGAAAACCCCAGAAGAAAGGGAATTTCAGCAATGTCTGGATCCTGAGCATCAGACGACTTATAAAGTTCTCTTCATCCCATGTCTTggcttggcttaaaaaaaattttttttaatgtttacttatttctgagacagagagacagcatgagtggaggaggggcagagagagccgtcagcccagaggctgacgcggggctcgaactcacaaaccgtgagatcgtgacccaagccgaagtcggtcgctcaaccaactgagccacccaggcgccccttggctttGCTTTAAACTGTGGGGAAAGCGGGCCGTTTGGGGTTTCGAGGAACAAACACTAGATCCACACAGTAGCTTAGGCAAATAGGCACTGCTCTTTGTCTCAGAAAGGCAGCTGCAGGCTCTAGTTTAGCAGCTCGGGGACATCAAGGCCAGCTTTTGCAATTCTCTTGGACTTCCTCTGTGGTTGCCCAGTGGCTGCCCCGGGTCCAAGCACGTGTGTGAGCTCCAGGCAGGAGGAAGACGAGAAAGGAAGCGCCGgttaaaagaaacaggaaaaccaAAAGCCTTCACAATTGATTCAGAACATATGGAAGGGGGCCCGGGTAGCAATACATTGTTTAAAGCTCCCCTGGGAGTTATAAAACCCGAGGTGAGAAACACCACCTACGTCATTATCCATCTTCTATGGCTGGGCAGATGAGGCCCTCACAACCCTGCGGTTCTGCAAGGGACAGGGAACGGATTAGGATAAGGCAACTAGGGTCTACACAGCTTCCTTCTCGAGGGGGCTCCCTCCTTGTGGTGGCAGAGATGGCTGTCCCCAGCTCAGGGCCACATCTCACAAGCTTAGCAATCCCGGTGTGAAAAAGAGTCCTTGTGTCGAAGAGCTCCAGCAAAAACCTCGTGGAAGATTTCCATTGGCTGGGCCTGATTCACATGCCCATCTCTGAACCAATCACAGTGGTTAGAAAGCACTGTCATCCTATTGGCTAGATCAGGTCACAGACCACCCCTAGGGCTTGGACAGAGTTAGTCCCACCCACGGGCATTAAGGGAGGAAGTGGGTTTCTCTAAAGGAAATTTGGCCAGTGGAACCCAACATAAGGGAAACGGGATGCTGGGCAGGCAAAAGTAACAGACATCTGCACAAATCCTCTCCAAGATGACCtttgcctccacccccacccccgaaccAGAGTTTCCTGGTCACAGGACACAACTCCAGCCAGGTCCTGGTGTTGAGGACGGGAGCTTCACCAGGAGAAGTCTGCACCTACCAGATCCAGAAGCTTCCTGGAGGTAAGGAGCCTACTCCTGAGTTTCCAGTCCACAGCAAATTTGGTGAGCTTTGCTTCCAAAATAATCTCCCAAATCCTATTTGGTGGCATAAGTGGGATGCAAGCctaaagacacaggaaaagatgggGACTTCAAGGGGTAGAAATTTCCCTGTTTTGAAGGGCTGTTGGGGGACTGCAGaactgaggaagagagagtccCAGGGAAGATGAGGCTGCCACCCTTCAACTTTTCTTCCTTGCCCTTTGTTGCCCCCAACTCTCAGGTGTTTCTCTGGAATACTCTAACCTCTGTATGCCGGACCTGCCCCATCTCCTGGCTTTCCTATCAGCCAGCAGGTACAGGTTACCCGTCAAAAGGGCTAAGGGGGATCCAACTCTAAGGCATCCCACCCACTGCAGCTCCCCATTATCTTTTCTCAGGGATGTTTTGCCCAGGACACTGCTCTTGCCCCCTCCCACTCTAAGGCCAGGAGACCAACAAACAGGTGAGAGGCCACCTTCCAGCCTCCTTGGTCCAGAAGGATGGCACTCCAGGAACCAGACTTCTGTGTTTGAGGGAGGATAGGATGGGGGTCTGAGAGAGCTGTGGGAGGCTCGACTCCTGGGCCTGAATGACAAGGGACCAGGGACGAAGCCTCAGCTCCTTCAGTAATGAGGCTGGGAATTAATTCTCCTGGTACCCTGAAGGAACCAGGGCTGGCGCCTGGGACATCTGGGACACCTCGGTTGTGCTGGCTCCCAGGTCTTGCACAGACTGGCGGCGTCCAACTCAACATCTCGGAGAAGGTGCTCCCCGTGGTGAACAAGCTGTACCTGGAGACCCACGGAGGGTGGGGTTTGGAGCAGATCACCGCAGAGACATCTCCAGGGACTGCAGAAAGACACAGTTCAGGTTAGCTGGGtggggcagggccctgggcccTTGAAGGATGAGGGAGCTATTACCGGTGTTCTGCGGGACCCGACCCTCTCCTCACATCCAGCCCCCAGGAACCCTGCCCCTCACCGGGTCTCCTGGGTCGAAGGCCCGCTCAGCCCAGAAGGATACCATCCGGGGCCAGCCCTAGCCAGCCtggtggaggagaaagagaaggaggacgaggacgaggacgaggacagctacaaagatgaagagaaaggacCTGACGATGTTCTCACCCATCACATCCAGGCTCTGGCCAGGGCCCGGAGCAACTACGTGGGCAGGCAGTTCCAGGGCCTTCGAGCCCGCCTCACCTCAAATGCTGGAGGGCCCCACAGACCCGGGGACCCAGCCACAGAGCTGCTTCAGGATGTGCGGCACCTCCTTACCGACCTCCAGGATCACTTGTCAAAGGACCCCGACGTCAGGGCTGTCTTTGGGAGCCGGGGGCCTGGGGTCCCCCAGAAGGAGGAGGATCTTGGTAATAAGGAGGACTGGGAGGGAATTTATGGCCAACGCCCCGACCCACTCGGGTTCTCGTTTGCCATCTCCGGGCCTTACGTGTGTGTTTCACACCCAACGGCTTTCTCTCCATCCGTGTGCACCTGTTTGCTTTTCCACTCACGTGCTTTTCCCTCCCTACGGGAACATCTCTCACATGGGCGACAGCCATACTCCACACCCAGGCTCCCTCTTGCACACGTGTTCCCACCCATGTCTACACTTGTGGGCGGCCAGAAgccagggagggctggggggggggggggggaggcggagggTACGGTCAAGTGGAGCGAGAGGGTGGACGTGGGTCAGCCTGGCGGCCCTTCGCTCACCGACCTCAACCCCTCACAGGCGCCGCGTTGGAGGCCGCCCTGTGCCGGGCGGTGCTGGAGCCCCTGAAGCCCGCCCTGTGGACGCGACTCCGGACGCTGCGAGCCCGGGAGCTGCGGCGACTGCGGCAGCGACAAACAGCCctgcgggcgggggcggggcctgaggggcagggccccgcccccgccctgcggAGCCGCATCCACGCGCGCCTGGAGCACCTCCACGCCGCCTGCGCCCCACGCCGCAAGGTGGCGCTGCTGCTGGAGGTGTGCAGTGAGGTTTACGCGGGCCTGGCTCAGGGCGAGGACCAAGGTAAAGAAGGTTTACCCGCGTCTACCCGGATGTGCGGTGGCTGGAGGATTGGGGAAGCGCGGTGGGAGGCGCCAGTGTGCACGTCGAGGGGAGAGGGTGACCCGCTCTAGCAGGGGGCGCCTACGCGGGCCTGGGGATCCGCCGAGAGGCGTTTGCCGGCCCAGCGAGGTGGAAGGGCAGCCCGCACTCGTGTTCTGGGGATCGGACGGAGGGGTCTGCACGCCCGCCGTCCACCTCGGAGCCCGTCCTGCTCCGCCAGAGCCCCTGGGGGCCGACGCCTTCCTGCCCGCGCTGACGGAAGAACTGATCTGGAGTCCGCACATTGGGGAGACGCAGCTGGACGTGGAGTTTCTTATGGAGCTCTTGGATCCGGACGAGCTGCGGGGAGAAGGTGAGCCCCCACCCCGGAACGCCGGGACCCCACAGGGGGCGCCCTGGGGCCAAACAGCCTGGCCCTGCAGCAAGGGTTAAACTGCAGGGGGACCTCGGGCCACCAGCGTAGCCCCAGAGCTGCGCTGACCACCCCTTCCTGCCCCTAGCCGGGTACTACCTGACCACGTGGTTTGGGGCGCTGCATCACATTGCTCACTACCAGCCCGATGTGGGCCGCGCACCCCAGGGGCTCAGCTCTGAGGCCCGAGCCTCCCTGCGCCAGTGGCACAGCCGGCGAACGCTGCACAGACAGGACAGACAGGACCGCGGAGCCCAGGTGATCGCCCCTCCGGACTGCGGGTGGAGGGGACCGCTGGACCCACTGCCCTTCTGACCCaggctcctgcctctccccacaggTCCAACTGCCCTTTGAGGAGCCATGGGCAAGAGACACTGTGCCCAGAGACGGACTATGATGAGGGGTCCCACATCCTCCTGTTCCTCAGGCAAGATTCGGGAGGCGCCAGGACAGACCGATTTCTGACCCCTGTTGGTTTAGGTGCCAGGAGGCGGCGAGGTTCCCCGGAACAGAcccacctctgg contains the following coding sequences:
- the RINL gene encoding ras and Rab interactor-like protein; the protein is MAQPEDKASAGLIDGERMVPPQVNGAGETPLGVLGTPEPLLRLQRTRGVWQIPELATQDAGTLLELWPPGSFLVTGHNSSQVLVLRTGASPGEVCTYQIQKLPGGVSLEYSNLCMPDLPHLLAFLSASRDVLPRTLLLPPPTLRPGDQQTGLAQTGGVQLNISEKVLPVVNKLYLETHGGWGLEQITAETSPGTAERHSSAPRNPAPHRVSWVEGPLSPEGYHPGPALASLVEEKEKEDEDEDEDSYKDEEKGPDDVLTHHIQALARARSNYVGRQFQGLRARLTSNAGGPHRPGDPATELLQDVRHLLTDLQDHLSKDPDVRAVFGSRGPGVPQKEEDLGAALEAALCRAVLEPLKPALWTRLRTLRARELRRLRQRQTALRAGAGPEGQGPAPALRSRIHARLEHLHAACAPRRKVALLLEVCSEVYAGLAQGEDQEPLGADAFLPALTEELIWSPHIGETQLDVEFLMELLDPDELRGEAGYYLTTWFGALHHIAHYQPDVGRAPQGLSSEARASLRQWHSRRTLHRQDRQDRGAQVQLPFEEPWARDTVPRDGL